From the Desulfovulcanus ferrireducens genome, the window GCGGATGCCCTACGCGGCCTAGATCATGAGTTGAGTGGTTGGATTTCCGACTTTTTCAACTCCGCCCAAGCCGCCATTCAACGCCGTGACCCCCTGACCCTCGACCTTGACGGCGACGGCCTGGAAACAGTGGGTTTCGATCCAGCCAACCCCATCCTCTTCGACCACGACGCTGATGGGGTGAAGACCGCCACCGGCTGGATCAAGCCCGACGACGGATTTCTGGTATTGGACCGCAACGGTAACGGCACGATTGACAATGGCACTGAGCTGTTCGGCGACTCCACCCCGCTCATGGATAGTGAGGGCAAAGTGGTAGGCACAACTGAAGACGGCTTTGCTGCTCTGGCCCAGGAGGATACCAACGGGGATGGAGTGGTCGATGCCAACGACGCCAACTTCGCCGACCTGCGCGTATGGCGTGACCTCAACAGCGATGGCGTGAGCCAGGATGGTGAGTTGCAGAGTCTTGACGAGGCTGGTATTGCGGCCATCAACGTTGCCAAGACCGAGAATTCCCAACCCCTGCCGGATGGCAATCTCTTGGCTGATCTGGGCAGCTTTGTACGTACCGACGGCAGCAGCGGCGAGATGGGCAACGTCAGCGCCGAGATGGGCGACATCGACCTGCTTGAAGACACCTTTCACAGCGAGTTTGCCGACACCATTCCGCTCACCCCGGAAGCCGAGGCTTTGCCGAGCATGAGCGGCTCTGGCCGAGTGCGCGATCTGCGCGAAGCAGCCAGCCTTTCGCCGGAACTCTCGCTGGTTTGGTCAGCCAATACGCTCAGGCGGCCACCCGCTCTGAACAGCTTGCTCTCCTGGATCAACTCATCATCGAATGGGGCAAGACTTCGGACCTTGCCGTCACCGGCGACGGCGCTTACGGCGGGGTGGAGACCAACGTGGTGATTGCCGGTCAAACTAAAGGGAGCGCCGGTTATGACGCCTGGATGACCAAGCTCCAGACCCTGGAACGTTTCAACGGCCGACCGTTTGGTACTCCGGCCGAAGGCGCGGAAAGGGTCTCTATTAACCTGTTCAACGCGCGCCTGAGTTTTCTCAATCAAGCGTATGACGCTCTGCGTCAGTCTGTCTATGACGGCCTGTTGTTGCAGACCCGCCTCAAGCCCTACCTCGATGTTATCAGCCTCACGGCTGGCGAGACCGGACTTGTCATCGACTTCAGCGATACCGGAGCTGCCTTCCAGGCCCGCTACGATACCGCTCCCGGCGAAGCGGTGCGAGACCTGCTGGACCTGCAGCGCATTGTTGGCACCGACCTCAACGGCATGGGCTGGGATGGATACGGGCAACTCAGAGGCTGGCTGGCAGAGGCTGTCAACAATACCGTTGATCCGACCCTTGTGCCTGCCATTGTGGCCGCGCTCGGTGATTTTGGCTATCCAGGCTTGCGGACCCAGGGCGACGGTACCGGTGCGAGTGAGGCGGTAATCGGTGCTGATTCCGGAGCTGTGCTTAATGGCCAGGGTGGTAACGATCTCGTTCTGGGCGGTGATGGCGACGACATTCTGAATGGCGGCACGGGCAACGACGTGCTTTATGGCGGCGCAGGTGGTGACACCTACGTCTTCAACTCTGGAGACGGGATGGACACCATTCTCGAGAGCCACGGCGATACCGGAACAGACACTCTGGAATTCGGCCCCGGTATTCTCGCAGGTGATCTGGACATTTACGCCGAAGGCGACAAGCTGGTCTTTGCCCACAGCAATGGCAGCGATCGTATTTCCATTGCCAACTGGTTCGGCAGTTTGGCCGCTGATGTCCATCGGGTGGATACCTTGCGTTTTGCCGATGGCAAGAACCTGGATCTTAACACCCTGCAATTGGGCGGCGACGAGGCGGACACCCTTGTAGGCACCGACGCTAACGACATCCTCGTAGGCGGCGCGGGCGACGACGTGCTCTATGGGGAGGCGGGCGACGACCTGCTTAATGGCGGAACTGGTAACGACACAATGACCGGCGGTACAGGCGATGACACCTATGTGGTTGATAGTGCAGGTGATACTGTGATTGAAGCAGTTGGTGAAGGCGTGGATACAGTGGAATCCCACGTTAGCTATACGCTTGCCGATAACGTGGAAAACCTGACTCTGGCAGGTACCGGCTCTTCCAGCGGCACCGGTAATGAAATGGACAATATTATCACCGGCAACAGCGGCAACAACAGCCTGTACGGCCTGGACGGCAACGATAGCCTCAGCGGCGGAGCAGGCCATGACCTGCTGGACGGCGGGGCGGGAGCGGATGTGATGGCCGGCAACACCGGGGACGACACCTACGTGGTTGATACTCTGGCCGACACTGTCATTGAGAACGTAGGTGAAGGCACGGACACGGTTCACACCCATCTTGACTACACCCTCGGCGCGAACGTCGAAAACCTCACCCTCACCGGCACCGATGCGGTGGACGGCACGGGTAATGAACTGAACAATGTCCTTACCGGCACAGCGGCGGATAACACTCTCACCGGCCTGGACGGCAACGACACCCTGAATGGCGGTGTGGGTGCGGATACCATGCTTGGCGGCGCCGGCGACGATACCTATGTGGTGGATGACGCAGGTGATGCGGTCATCGAGAACGTAGGTAAAGGCACCGATACCGTCAAGTCCTCTATTAATTATACCCTGACCGACAACGTGGAGAGCTTAACGCTCACCGGCACGGCAGCCATTGACGGCACAGGCAATGAACTTGACAATGTTATCACCGGCAACAGCGCGGCTAATACCCTGACGGGCTTGTCCGGCAACGATACTTTGGATGGTCGTGCTGGAGCTGACACCATGCTGGGTGGCACCGGTGACGACATTTACGTGGTCGATAATGGAGGCGACGTTGTGACCGAGAACGCCGGCGAGGGCACTGATGCTGTCAAGTCTTCTATTAATTATACCCTGGGCACCAATGTTGAAAATCTCATTTTGACCGGCTCGGCAAATATTGACGGCACCGGTAACGAGCTGGACAATGAACTGGTCGGCAACTATCGCAGTAACGTCCTTGACGGCGGCCTGGGTGCGGATAGCATGGCTGGCGGCGCAGGCAACGATACTTACATCCTCGACAACACAGGCGACACGGTGACCGAACAGGCAGGCCGAGGCTCCGACACTGTGGTCAGCCCCTTCGACTACACCTTGGGTGCCAACGTGGAGAACCTCACCCTTACCGGCGATGCCCTCACCGGTAAGGGCAACGCGTTGAACAACGTCATTACCGGCACGGCGGCGGACAACACACTCACCGGCCTGGACGGCAACGACACCCTGAATGGCGCCGGCGGTGCGGACACCCTCATCGGCGGCCGGGGTGATGACACCTATGTAGTGGACAGTTTGGCCGACACTACTGCCGAAGCAGTTAACGAGGGCGTGGACACGGTGCAGGCAAATCTTACCTGGACGCTGTCAGACAACCTGGACAACCTGACTCTGACCGGTACGGAAGCCATTGACGGAACCGGAAATGAGCTTGACAATGTTATCATCGGCAACGCGGCTGCCAATACCCTGACCGGCCTGGACGGCAACGACACCCTGGATGGTGATGCGGTAGCAGACACCATGTTTGGCGGCACCGGCGACGATACCTATGTGGTGGATGACGCAGGTGATGCGGTCATCGAAAACGTAGGTGAAGGCACCGATACCGTCGAATCTTCCATTACATATACCCTGACCGATAACGTCGAGAATTTAACGCTCACCGGCACGGCAGCCATTGACGGCACAGGCAATGAACTCGACAACGTAATCATTGGCAACAGAGGGGCCAATACGCTCACCGGGCTGGAGGGGAACGACCTGCTTGATGGCGGCAGGGCGGCAGACACCATGGCTGGCGGCATTGGCAATGACACCTATATCGTAGACAATACGGGTGACGTAGTGGTCGAGGGGCTTGACGAAGGCGTTGACAATGTGCAGGCCAGCGCCAGCCATACCCTGTCCGACAATGTGGAAAATCTCACCCTCACTGGTACAGGCAACATCAACGGTACCGGCAATGACTTGGACAATACCGTCATCGGCAATAGCGGCGCTAATATTATTGATGGTGGCACCGGGGCTGATGCTATGGCCGGTGGTACAGGTGACGACACCTATGTGGTGGACAACGGTGGCGACCTTGTCACTGAAAGATTCAACGAAGGTACGGATACCGTTCGGGCAAGCATCGATTACACCCTGACCGACAACGTAGAGAACTTGAAGTTGACCGGCAACGCCAACCTATCCGGCACCGGCAATGCGCAGGATAATACCCTCACCGGCAACAGAGGCAATGACTTGCTTGACGGTGGCATAGGCGCAGATGCCATGATGGGTGGCCTCGGAGATGACACCTATGTGGTGGACAATGTCGGTGACGAGGTTTCCGAGCTTGAGAGCGAGGGAACTGATACTGTCCGGGCGAGCATCGATTATACCCTCGGCGATAATGTTGAGAACCTGGAGTTGACCGGCACGGCTGATATCAGTGGTACCGGTAACATCCTGGACAACTCCATCAGCGGCAACAGTGGCGTTAACCGTATTGACGGTGCGGAAGGGGCGGACACCATGTCCGGCGGGGCAGGTGATGATACCTATGTCGTTGATAACGCCGCAGACGTGGTGATTGAGCAGGCGGAAGAGGGAATCGATACCGTTGAGGCGAGTATCAGTCACACCCTGGCCGATAACGTCGAGAATCTCGTTCTTACCGGTGAGGAGAATCTTGATGGTACTGGTAATGGGCTGGCCAATGCCCTGACCGGTAATACCGGCGATAATGTTCTGGACGGCGGCAGCGGCATCGACACCATGAGTGGCGGTGTTGGCAACGATACCTATGTGGTGGACGAGACTGCTGACTTGGTTGTGGAGAACCTGGGAGAGGGAGTCGACACCGTGCTTGCCTCAGTCGACTATACCCTAAGCGATAATGTCGAGCATCTGACCTTGACCGGTGGTGCGGACCTTGCCGGAACCGGTAATGCCATGGACAATACCATCACCGGCAATAGCGGTATTAACGTGCTCTCCGGCATGGGTGGCAACGACACCTACATTGTCAATAACACGGTTGATACGGTAGTAGAGAATGCGGGCGAGGGCACGGACACCGTGTTTGCCTCTACGGACTACACCCTGTCTGACAATGTGGAAAACCTCACCCTGACCGGCTCGGCCGACATCGACGGCACCGGAAATAATCTGAATAACACTATTATCGGTAATAGCGGGGCCAACCTTATCGATGGTGCCACTGGAGCCGACGCCATGGCCGGTGGTGCAGGCGACGACACTTACATTGCCGACAACACAGGCGATCGGGTCACAGAAGGAGCCAATGCCGGCACCGACCTGGTCTATTCCTCGGTGAGCCACACCTTGTCTGCCAACGTGGAGAACCTGACCCTGACCGGTACGGCAAACATTAACGGCATGGGCAACAACCTCAATAATGTCATTATCGGCAATACGGCAGACAACCGGCTTTATGGCCAGTCCGGCAATGATACCCTGCTTGGCGGCGAAGGCAATGATCAACTCGATGGCGGTACAGGCGGTGACGCCATGAGCGGCGGGACCGGCAACGATATGTATATCGTCGACAATACGGGCGACGTGGTAACCGAACTTGAAGGCCAAGGCACGGATACAGTTAAGTCGAGCATCAGCTATACGTTGACCCACAACGTAGAGAACCTGACCCTCACCGGCTATGGATACATTAACGGCACCGGTAATGCGCTAGACAATGTGATTGTCGGCAACATCCGTAACAACACCCTGCGGGGCTTGGAGGGCAACGATACCCTGATCGGTAACTCCGGCCACGATACCCTGGATGGCGGGACGGGCGCCGATGCTATGAGCGGTGGCTATGGTAACGATAACCTATGTGGTAGATGATGTCGGCGACGTGGTGAGTGAGACCTATGGCCAGGGCACCGACCATGTGCGCTCCAGTATCGACTATACCTTGACCGATAATGTCGAGAACCTGACCCTGACTGGTACGGCTGACTTGAACGGTACCGGCAACAATCTCAATAACGTAATTACCGGCAACACGGGCAACAATGTCATTGATGGTCAGGGCGGCAACGACACTCTGTACGGCAATACGGGCGACGATACCCTGATCGGCGGTGACGGCAATGACCGGCTCTATGGCCAAGGGGGCTCGGACCAACTCTTCGGCAATGCGGGCAGCGATACCCTGGACGGCGGCAGCGATGGAGATGCCATGGCCGGTGGCAGCAGTAACGATACCTATGTTGTGGATAATGTCGGTGATATTGTTACGGAGAACGTGAACGAGGGCACCGATCTTGTCCAGTCCTCCATTACTTATACCTTGACCGATAATGTGGAGAACCTGACCTTGATCGGTTCTGCCGAGATCAACGGCATCGGCAACGAGTTGAATAACGTAATCCGGGGCAACTCTGCGGCCAATGTTCTCACAGGTTTGGCTGGTGACGATACTATNNNNNNNNNNNNNNNNNNNNNNNNNNNNNNNNNNNNNNNNNNNNNNNNNNNNNNNNNNNNNNNNNNNNNNNNNNNNNNNNNNNNNNNNNNNNNNNNCATCGGCAACGAGTTGAATAACGTAATCCGGGGCAACTCTGCGGCCAATGTTCTCACAGGTTTGGCTGGTGACGATACTATTTACGGTAATTCCGGTAATGACTCCCTGTTTGGTGGTACAGGCAATGATTACCTTAACGGTGGATATGGTGCTGACGCCATGAGCGGCGGCACTGGCAACGATACCTATATCGTTGATCATAGCAGCGATGTGGTTACCGAGCTTGCCGATGAGGGTATTGATATTGTCCATTCCAGCGTCAGCCATACCCTATCGGATAATGTCGAGAACCTGACCCTGACCGGCTACGGCTATATCAACGGTACCGGTAACACTCTGGACAACGTGATCATCGGCAACACCCGCAACAATACCCTGAGTGGTTTGGCCGGCAACGATACCCTGATTGGTAACTCCGGCCACGATACTTTGGACGGTGGCACGGGTGCCGATACCATGAGCGGGGGCTACGGCAACGACACCTATGTTGTGGACGATAGCGGCGACGTGGTGAGCGAGTCCTATAATCGGGGCACCGATCATGTACGTTCCAGCATTGACTATACTCTGACCGATAATGTGGAGAACCTCACTCTGACCA encodes:
- a CDS encoding calcium-binding protein, producing MVTITYVVDDVGDVVSETYGQGTDHVRSSIDYTLTDNVENLTLTGTADLNGTGNNLNNVITGNTGNNVIDGQGGNDTLYGNTGDDTLIGGDGNDRLYGQGGSDQLFGNAGSDTLDGGSDGDAMAGGSSNDTYVVDNVGDIVTENVNEGTDLVQSSITYTLTDNVENLTLIGSAEINGIGNELNNVIRGNSAANVLTGLAGDDT
- a CDS encoding beta strand repeat-containing protein gives rise to the protein MGWDGYGQLRGWLAEAVNNTVDPTLVPAIVAALGDFGYPGLRTQGDGTGASEAVIGADSGAVLNGQGGNDLVLGGDGDDILNGGTGNDVLYGGAGGDTYVFNSGDGMDTILESHGDTGTDTLEFGPGILAGDLDIYAEGDKLVFAHSNGSDRISIANWFGSLAADVHRVDTLRFADGKNLDLNTLQLGGDEADTLVGTDANDILVGGAGDDVLYGEAGDDLLNGGTGNDTMTGGTGDDTYVVDSAGDTVIEAVGEGVDTVESHVSYTLADNVENLTLAGTGSSSGTGNEMDNIITGNSGNNSLYGLDGNDSLSGGAGHDLLDGGAGADVMAGNTGDDTYVVDTLADTVIENVGEGTDTVHTHLDYTLGANVENLTLTGTDAVDGTGNELNNVLTGTAADNTLTGLDGNDTLNGGVGADTMLGGAGDDTYVVDDAGDAVIENVGKGTDTVKSSINYTLTDNVESLTLTGTAAIDGTGNELDNVITGNSAANTLTGLSGNDTLDGRAGADTMLGGTGDDIYVVDNGGDVVTENAGEGTDAVKSSINYTLGTNVENLILTGSANIDGTGNELDNELVGNYRSNVLDGGLGADSMAGGAGNDTYILDNTGDTVTEQAGRGSDTVVSPFDYTLGANVENLTLTGDALTGKGNALNNVITGTAADNTLTGLDGNDTLNGAGGADTLIGGRGDDTYVVDSLADTTAEAVNEGVDTVQANLTWTLSDNLDNLTLTGTEAIDGTGNELDNVIIGNAAANTLTGLDGNDTLDGDAVADTMFGGTGDDTYVVDDAGDAVIENVGEGTDTVESSITYTLTDNVENLTLTGTAAIDGTGNELDNVIIGNRGANTLTGLEGNDLLDGGRAADTMAGGIGNDTYIVDNTGDVVVEGLDEGVDNVQASASHTLSDNVENLTLTGTGNINGTGNDLDNTVIGNSGANIIDGGTGADAMAGGTGDDTYVVDNGGDLVTERFNEGTDTVRASIDYTLTDNVENLKLTGNANLSGTGNAQDNTLTGNRGNDLLDGGIGADAMMGGLGDDTYVVDNVGDEVSELESEGTDTVRASIDYTLGDNVENLELTGTADISGTGNILDNSISGNSGVNRIDGAEGADTMSGGAGDDTYVVDNAADVVIEQAEEGIDTVEASISHTLADNVENLVLTGEENLDGTGNGLANALTGNTGDNVLDGGSGIDTMSGGVGNDTYVVDETADLVVENLGEGVDTVLASVDYTLSDNVEHLTLTGGADLAGTGNAMDNTITGNSGINVLSGMGGNDTYIVNNTVDTVVENAGEGTDTVFASTDYTLSDNVENLTLTGSADIDGTGNNLNNTIIGNSGANLIDGATGADAMAGGAGDDTYIADNTGDRVTEGANAGTDLVYSSVSHTLSANVENLTLTGTANINGMGNNLNNVIIGNTADNRLYGQSGNDTLLGGEGNDQLDGGTGGDAMSGGTGNDMYIVDNTGDVVTELEGQGTDTVKSSISYTLTHNVENLTLTGYGYINGTGNALDNVIVGNIRNNTLRGLEGNDTLIGNSGHDTLDGGTGADAMSGGYGNDNLCGR